The DNA region GAAGACATCATCGCCAACAGCCTCACGAACCTTGTGGAGCACCATCCCGCCCCGCTCGTACACGGGACTGTCGGAGATACGATCCGCACCCGGCGGCCTGGCGGGTGGAAAGGCCCAGACGGCGTCGTTGTCTTCCTTGCTGTCGAAGTAGTCGCCGTCATAGAGGGCATCGAAGACGTCCTGGGCCGAGTCACCCCCGTGGTCCTCCGCCCACAGCCACTCGGCGTACGTCGCGAAGCCCTCGTTCAGCCACATGTCCCGCCAGGTCTTCGGGGTGACGGAGTTCCCGTACCACTGGTGGGCCAGCTCATGGACGAGCAGCTCGACGCTCGGAGCACCGGGGAACACGGGCCGGTTCTGCGTCTCCAGCGCGTACCCGGCGTCGTCCTCCCTCTCGACGATGGCCCCCACGGACGAGAACGGATACGGCCCGAAATTCAGCTCGGCCCACTCCACGACCTCGGGAATGCGACCGAGCACCTCACGGCTCTCCTTCGCCTGACCGGGATCCACGGCCACATACACAGGCAGCCCATGCGGCCCCTTGGTCCGCCGCACCTCGTACTCCCCCACGGCGACCGTCGCCACGTACGAAGCCATCGGCTCCCCCACGTGCCAGACGAACGAGGTCCGCCCCCGCTTGGTCACCTCACTCCGCAACTCCCCATTCGACACGGCCTTCAGCCCCTCGGGCACGGTGACCCTGATGTCGTACGTGGCCTTGTCGCTCGGATGGTGATTGCCGGGGAACCAGGCCATCGACCCGGTCGGCTCCCCCAACCCGAGGGCCCCGTCCTCCGTCCGCAGCCAGCCCTCCTCCGAGCCGTCCGGATCGGTGATCGTCTCCGGCGAACCGGAGTAACGAACAACCGTGGTGAACAAGGCCCCCTCATCAAGATCATCCCGAGGCCGGACGACCAACTCCTGCCCCCCACTGCGGTTGAAGCGAGCGGCCTTCCCCGCCACCTCCACCGACTCGACCTTCATCCCCTTGAAATCAAGATCGAACGCACTCAGATCCTGCTCAGCCCGAGCCGTGATCTCCGCCGTCCCCGTAAGCCGACGCGCCTTCGGCTCATACTCAAGACTCAGCCCGTAGTGCGTGACGTCGCACCCCCCGTTCCCGGCCTTGGGAAAGTACGGATCCCGCACACCGGACGCACCCGCCCTCCCCCGCACCCCTCCGTCGCAGCCGACGAGAGCGAGCACGAGCAGAACGGCGACGGTCGCCGGACCAACAGTCACAGATCGGGGCACGACGGTGATCCTAAGACGACGTGACACCATCACCCACGTGCTCGACATCGGCTACGCCCTCTCCGCCCGGTTCCCGGACCCCCCGCAGACCGACTACCGCCGCGCGGACGTCCACGCCCTCCGCCACGACCTCTTCTGCGGAGACGTCTATCTCGCCGACACGAAGGCGGACCGCGAGCTGTCCACAGGCTGGGGATGGGTGCCCGTACTCGACTTCGCCTGGGCCCTGTGCGACATCGTCGAGCAACTCGACAAGGACCCCCTCGGCAGCCGCGCCTCCCGCCCCCAGCGCGCCGAACTCGACTTCACCGAGTCCACCGACCGCATGCTCTTCGAGCGCCGCTTCGGCTGGGTCGACATCGAGTCCGACTGGATGCCCGGCGACGAGCCCCCGCTCACCTTCTCCCACGCCGAACTCCGCCGCGAGGCCCGCGACTTCCTCCACGACCTCCTGGCCGACCTGACCGACCTCCACGAGGCGCTCCGCGAGAACCCGGCGATCTGGAGTCTTGAGGCCCGCTTCCCCAGGCTGCCCTGACTCAGCGTGCCTCTGGGGACTCCGCCCCCAGCCCCCCCCAATCGGCCTGAACGGCCTCGTCCTCAAACGCCGGACGGCTGAGTGTGCACGCCCGCGCCAAAAGGAGACGGGCGGACCGCCAGAGTAAAGACGCACCCGCAGCCGCAATCGCACGGGAGCGGGCCGTGCCGGTACGTCGAAAGCCCGCCGCGTACGGCTCCTCCAGGAAACGGAACCCTAAAAACCAACAGCCGTACACCCGGAGGCGGCGGGCTCGACGTACCGGCACGGCCCGCGCCCCACCCCAACGCCGGGCGCCGTCAAACCGCCACCCCAACGCCGAGCAGCGTCAAACCGCCACCCCAACGGCGGCGGTCACCCTCAACCGTCCAACCCCACCACCCGAACCCCCACCTCCGCAGCGAACACCCCCGCCAGATCCATCAACTGAGCAGGACTGATCACGGCCCCGGCCAACCGATCAACCCCCCGCGTGAACCCCACCTCGGCCGCCCGCCGCAGATCGACATCCACGAGCGTCGCCCCGGTGAGGTCCGCCCCCTTCACCACACAGTCCACAAACTCCACCCGCTCCAGCCGAGCACCCCCGAAGTCCGGCTCGACAAGCACACACCCCTCGAACACGACATCCCTGAGCCGCGCCTCCCGCAGATTCAGGTAGTCGATCTTCCCCCCACGCACGACGACCCGCTCCAGCACGGCCCCGTGCCACTGCACCCCACCCAGCCGGGCATCGACAACCTCCACGTCCCTGAAGGTCGAAGCCCCAAGATCCGTACCCACGCCCCGGATCCCGGTGAGCACAGAGTCCAGCACCCGCGCCCCACGGAGCCGCGTCTCATCCACCGCGCACCCCGTCAGCGCGCAGTCCATGAACCGCGCACCCCCACCGTCCTGCCCCACGAAGTCGACATCGCTGAACCGCAGCCCGTCATAGTCCCCGTCCGGCTCCAGCCCGCCACCCCCATAAGGCTCAAGCGGCGGCAACCGCACCTCGGGCCGCCGAGCCGCCTTGACCCCCGCCTTAGCCACGTTCCTCACCATCCCCCCATCCTGCACCCACCCACTGACAACCACCCTGACCAGCCAAAACTCCCCCGATGTCACATTCCGACCCCTCAGAGGAGTCATAGAGGAGAGGAAAAGGAACCGCCCAACGGACCCCAGGCCCCCGGAACACAGCCCCCGGACCAGAGGAGACCCAAGCCCATGCACCGCATCACCGTCGTCGGCGGCGGCTTCGCCGGCCTCACCGCTGCCATCACCGCCGCGGAAGCAGGCGCAAAGGTCACCGTGTACGAGGCCCACCACACCCTCGGCGGCCGAGCCCGCACCACCGAGGGCCCGTACAAAACGAACGAGGGCCCCCACGCCCTCTACAAGGGCGGCCCCCACTGGACCTGGCTCAGCCAACGCGGCCTGATCGGCGAACTCGCCCCGCTCCCACCCCTGGAGGCCGCCCGCCTCCGCCTCCGTCACAAGGGCGCCCTCCGCCGCACCCCACCGTTCGCGATGCTCAAACTCCTCCGCCGCACAGCCGAACGGGCCCCCGTGGACCAGGATTTCAAGACCTGGGCAACCAACATCGCGGGCGAGGAAGGCGCAACCGCGGCAGCCCACTACTCCGCCGTCGCACTCTTCCACCACAACCCGGGCGCCCTCTCCGCCGCGTTCGTACAGGAACGCCTGCGCCGAGCGACAAAGCTGCCCCCCGAGGCGCACTACCCGCGCGGCGGCTGGGCGAGCGTGATCGACAGGATGGCGGCCCGGGCCTGGAACCTCGGCGTACGCGTAGAGACCCTGGCCCGGGTCAACGAACTCCCGGGCGACCACGGCCCGGTCGTCGTCGCCACCTCCCTCGACGCGGCCCGCACCCTTCTCAAGGACAGCTCCCTGGCCTGGACGAGCGGCCGAACGGCCCTGATCGACCTGGCGGTCCGTACCCGCAGGGGCGACGCGTTCGCCGTCTCCGACCTCGACGCACCGGGCTGGATCGAGCGGTTCACGGCCCAGGACCGCACGCTCGCCCCGGCCGGCGAGCAGCTCCTCCAGGGCCAGATCCCGATCGCACCGCACGAGTCCCGCGCGGACGGCATCGCCCGCGCCGAGGAGCTCCTCGACCTGGCCTTCCCGACCTGGCGCGACCGCGTGACGTACCGCCGCGAGGCGCTCGCGAACGGCCGCACCGGCGCGGTGGA from Streptomyces sp. NBC_00258 includes:
- a CDS encoding M1 family metallopeptidase → MPRSVTVGPATVAVLLVLALVGCDGGVRGRAGASGVRDPYFPKAGNGGCDVTHYGLSLEYEPKARRLTGTAEITARAEQDLSAFDLDFKGMKVESVEVAGKAARFNRSGGQELVVRPRDDLDEGALFTTVVRYSGSPETITDPDGSEEGWLRTEDGALGLGEPTGSMAWFPGNHHPSDKATYDIRVTVPEGLKAVSNGELRSEVTKRGRTSFVWHVGEPMASYVATVAVGEYEVRRTKGPHGLPVYVAVDPGQAKESREVLGRIPEVVEWAELNFGPYPFSSVGAIVEREDDAGYALETQNRPVFPGAPSVELLVHELAHQWYGNSVTPKTWRDMWLNEGFATYAEWLWAEDHGGDSAQDVFDALYDGDYFDSKEDNDAVWAFPPARPPGADRISDSPVYERGGMVLHKVREAVGDDVFFGIVQGWAATRRHGNADTDDFTAYVEKKAPDVDFSRIWADWLYGDGKPDRP
- a CDS encoding FAD-dependent oxidoreductase — its product is MHRITVVGGGFAGLTAAITAAEAGAKVTVYEAHHTLGGRARTTEGPYKTNEGPHALYKGGPHWTWLSQRGLIGELAPLPPLEAARLRLRHKGALRRTPPFAMLKLLRRTAERAPVDQDFKTWATNIAGEEGATAAAHYSAVALFHHNPGALSAAFVQERLRRATKLPPEAHYPRGGWASVIDRMAARAWNLGVRVETLARVNELPGDHGPVVVATSLDAARTLLKDSSLAWTSGRTALIDLAVRTRRGDAFAVSDLDAPGWIERFTAQDRTLAPAGEQLLQGQIPIAPHESRADGIARAEELLDLAFPTWRDRVTYRREALANGRTGAVDLPGTSWRDRPRIDRGNGVYLAGDQVAAPGVLSEVSFNSALEAVSLALGTRTRSGLDLKHA
- a CDS encoding pentapeptide repeat-containing protein, whose protein sequence is MVRNVAKAGVKAARRPEVRLPPLEPYGGGGLEPDGDYDGLRFSDVDFVGQDGGGARFMDCALTGCAVDETRLRGARVLDSVLTGIRGVGTDLGASTFRDVEVVDARLGGVQWHGAVLERVVVRGGKIDYLNLREARLRDVVFEGCVLVEPDFGGARLERVEFVDCVVKGADLTGATLVDVDLRRAAEVGFTRGVDRLAGAVISPAQLMDLAGVFAAEVGVRVVGLDG